One genomic region from Cellulomonas hominis encodes:
- a CDS encoding glycosyltransferase family 4 protein produces the protein MRVLFDATAIPADRGGVGRYVDALLPALAAEGVDLRVVCQARDAEATAALVPGADVVPAPGPAGRRPVRLAWEQTGLARLAGRRHADVLHSPHYTFPVAARVPLVVTLHDATFFSHPGLHSPVKARFFRTTTRLAVRRAAALVVPSRATRDEVVRYAGGDPARFTVAYHGVDTGVFHPVDAGERDRVRAAVGLGPAEPYVAFLGTLEPRKNVPALIEGWVRACAGTPDPPALVLAGGRGWDTGVDAAVAAVPAGLRVLRTGYLPLGDLAGLLSGASVVAYPSLGEGFGLPVLEAMACGAAVLTTRELSLPEVGGDAVAYCGTSAGAIAAGLRALLDDPAERARLADAAAARAGSFTWRAAAQAHVEAYDAALARRRP, from the coding sequence GTGCGAGTTCTGTTCGACGCGACGGCCATCCCCGCGGACCGAGGCGGCGTCGGCCGCTACGTCGACGCGCTGCTCCCCGCCCTGGCGGCCGAGGGGGTCGACCTGCGGGTGGTGTGCCAGGCGCGGGACGCCGAGGCGACCGCGGCGCTCGTGCCCGGGGCGGACGTCGTCCCGGCACCCGGTCCGGCGGGGCGGCGGCCGGTGCGGCTCGCGTGGGAGCAGACCGGGCTGGCGCGGCTGGCGGGGCGGCGGCACGCCGACGTGCTGCACAGCCCGCACTACACGTTCCCCGTCGCCGCCCGCGTCCCGCTCGTCGTGACGCTGCACGACGCGACGTTCTTCAGCCACCCCGGGCTGCACTCGCCCGTCAAGGCGCGGTTCTTCCGCACCACGACGCGGCTCGCCGTGCGGCGTGCGGCGGCCCTGGTGGTCCCGTCCCGGGCGACCCGGGACGAGGTCGTCCGGTACGCCGGAGGCGACCCGGCGCGGTTCACGGTGGCGTACCACGGCGTGGACACCGGGGTGTTCCACCCGGTGGACGCCGGCGAGCGCGACCGCGTCCGCGCGGCCGTCGGGCTGGGGCCCGCCGAGCCGTACGTCGCGTTCCTCGGCACGCTCGAGCCGCGCAAGAACGTGCCCGCGCTGATCGAGGGCTGGGTCCGCGCGTGCGCCGGTACGCCCGACCCGCCGGCGCTCGTGCTGGCCGGCGGCCGGGGCTGGGACACGGGCGTGGACGCAGCGGTCGCCGCCGTCCCCGCCGGCCTGCGGGTGCTGCGCACGGGCTACCTGCCGCTGGGCGACCTGGCAGGCCTGCTGTCGGGCGCCTCCGTGGTCGCGTACCCGAGCCTGGGCGAGGGTTTCGGCCTCCCGGTGCTGGAGGCGATGGCCTGCGGCGCGGCCGTGCTGACCACCCGCGAGCTGTCGCTGCCCGAGGTGGGCGGGGACGCCGTCGCCTACTGCGGGACGTCCGCAGGCGCGATCGCCGCGGGGCTCCGTGCGCTGCTCGACGACCCGGCCGAGCGGGCGCGGCTCGCGGACGCCGCGGCGGCCCGCGCGGGCTCGTTCACGTGGCGGGCGGCCGCGCAGGCGCACGTCGAGGCGTACGACGCCGCGCTGGCCCGCCGCCGCCCCTGA
- a CDS encoding DUF2142 domain-containing protein, translating into MNQTPAAGTAHDRRPATDEGTAPRDLRARVVRVLQTRPLLVAAIVLVLGSLLASTAHVRYYSQLSPVDELQHIDYLYKAPDVVRNGETVDQEAMREEACRTLPNYPAPPCSETTTYEPDDFQEFGINTAAIYTPLYYSVTKLVAAPLQWVTGMDSLVTAGRLVGGLWLAGGLVMTLLVARRFGAHPYPTAGLLLAAAVTPNVLLPSATITPDAAALLAGAALVWSVLWWEERPSRRLWLPVLLGLAAVLLKALNVIVVVLIALYVVLRLVQRAWWPADAPGEGRPRRLPGVPATGPTVGQTAVLVVVCSALALAGAVGYVLFSAANAVPSDDQAMSELQASAFPLRPMVEHVGVFLQVFYSPGWWVTVPVLGPLVQSVLGLVVFAGTFAAALLTDRVPRAARTMATSLLVVGLVGAPLIIAFSYVSQGVYVPIPGRYALTLVPAGLAVTAAAATRRPAQVVLGLGGLAMYAVVVGWLLVS; encoded by the coding sequence GTGAACCAGACCCCCGCCGCCGGGACGGCGCACGACCGACGACCCGCCACCGACGAGGGCACCGCGCCGCGCGACCTGCGCGCCCGCGTGGTGCGCGTGCTGCAGACGAGGCCCCTGCTCGTCGCCGCGATCGTGCTCGTGCTCGGGTCGCTGCTCGCGAGCACCGCGCACGTGCGGTACTACTCCCAGCTCAGCCCGGTCGACGAGCTCCAGCACATCGACTACCTCTACAAGGCCCCGGATGTCGTCCGGAACGGCGAGACGGTGGACCAGGAGGCGATGCGGGAGGAGGCCTGCCGCACGCTGCCGAACTACCCCGCTCCCCCGTGCTCGGAGACGACGACGTACGAGCCGGACGACTTCCAGGAGTTCGGCATCAACACCGCGGCGATCTACACGCCGCTCTACTACAGCGTCACCAAGCTCGTGGCGGCGCCGCTGCAGTGGGTGACCGGCATGGACTCGCTCGTCACCGCCGGGCGCCTGGTCGGCGGGCTGTGGCTCGCGGGCGGCCTGGTCATGACGCTGCTGGTCGCGCGGCGGTTCGGCGCGCACCCGTACCCGACCGCCGGGCTGCTGCTCGCCGCCGCGGTGACGCCGAACGTCCTGCTGCCGTCCGCGACGATCACCCCGGACGCGGCGGCGCTGCTCGCGGGGGCCGCGCTCGTCTGGTCCGTGCTCTGGTGGGAGGAGCGGCCCTCGCGGCGGCTCTGGCTGCCGGTCCTGCTGGGCCTGGCCGCCGTGCTGCTCAAGGCCCTCAACGTGATCGTCGTCGTGCTGATCGCCCTGTACGTCGTGCTCCGCCTGGTGCAGCGGGCCTGGTGGCCGGCGGACGCGCCCGGCGAGGGCCGTCCGCGCCGCCTGCCCGGTGTCCCCGCCACGGGACCGACCGTCGGGCAGACGGCCGTCCTCGTGGTCGTCTGCTCCGCGCTCGCGCTCGCCGGGGCGGTCGGCTACGTCCTGTTCTCCGCCGCGAACGCGGTGCCGTCCGACGACCAGGCCATGTCCGAGCTCCAGGCGAGCGCGTTCCCCCTGCGGCCGATGGTCGAGCACGTCGGGGTGTTCCTGCAGGTGTTCTACTCGCCGGGCTGGTGGGTCACGGTGCCGGTGCTCGGACCGCTGGTGCAGTCCGTCCTCGGCCTCGTCGTGTTCGCGGGCACCTTCGCGGCGGCCCTGCTGACCGACCGCGTGCCGCGCGCCGCGCGGACCATGGCGACCTCGCTGCTGGTGGTGGGCCTGGTCGGCGCCCCGCTCATCATCGCGTTCAGCTACGTCTCGCAGGGCGTGTACGTGCCGATCCCCGGCCGCTACGCCCTCACGCTCGTGCCGGCGGGCCTGGCCGTCACCGCCGCGGCGGCCACCCGGCGCCCCGCGCAGGTCGTCCTGGGTCTCGGCGGGCTCGCGATGTACGCGGTCGTCGTCGGCTGGCTCCTCGTCTCCTGA
- a CDS encoding glycosyltransferase family 2 protein, with translation MKVFVQIPCLNEEETLPAVLSSIPRRIEGVDELEILVIDDGSTDRTVEVAREHGVRHIVRHSRNRGLARSFRDGVDYALAHGADVVVNTDGDNQYPQDRIPDLVRPVIEGAADIVIADRQTATIAHFSPFKRLMQRVGSRAVNFAADTELPDAASGFRAYSRGALLRLNVVTEFSYCMETIIQAGHKRLRIASIPVTTNPKTRESRLFRNIFQHMHKSGSAIVRSYLMYKPYVVFAWLAAVFGVLALVPAVRFLLLWFDDSHAGNVQSLIFAAIMSVAALLSVALGILSDLLRTNRTLLEEQLERIKQIQYPPGP, from the coding sequence ATGAAGGTCTTCGTCCAGATCCCCTGCCTCAACGAGGAGGAGACGCTGCCCGCGGTGCTCTCCTCGATCCCGCGCCGCATCGAGGGGGTCGACGAGCTCGAGATCCTCGTCATCGACGACGGCTCGACCGACCGGACCGTCGAGGTGGCCCGCGAGCACGGCGTCCGGCACATCGTGCGGCACTCGCGCAACCGCGGCCTCGCCCGCTCGTTCCGGGACGGCGTCGACTACGCCCTCGCCCACGGCGCCGACGTGGTGGTGAACACGGACGGGGACAACCAGTACCCGCAGGACCGGATCCCGGACCTGGTGCGCCCGGTGATCGAGGGCGCCGCCGACATCGTCATCGCCGACCGGCAGACCGCGACGATCGCGCACTTCTCCCCGTTCAAGCGGCTCATGCAGCGGGTCGGCAGCCGCGCGGTCAACTTCGCCGCGGACACCGAGCTGCCGGACGCGGCGAGCGGGTTCCGCGCGTACTCGCGGGGGGCGCTGCTGCGGCTCAACGTCGTGACCGAGTTCTCCTACTGCATGGAGACGATCATCCAGGCGGGGCACAAGCGGCTGCGCATCGCGTCGATCCCGGTCACCACGAACCCGAAGACGCGGGAGTCCCGGCTCTTCCGCAACATCTTCCAGCACATGCACAAGTCCGGGTCGGCCATCGTGCGCAGCTACCTGATGTACAAGCCGTACGTGGTCTTCGCCTGGCTCGCCGCGGTGTTCGGCGTGCTCGCGCTGGTGCCGGCGGTGCGGTTCCTCCTCCTCTGGTTCGACGACTCGCACGCCGGGAACGTGCAGTCGCTGATCTTCGCGGCGATCATGTCGGTCGCGGCGCTGCTGTCCGTGGCGCTCGGCATCCTCTCGGACCTCCTGCGGACGAACCGCACCCTGCTGGAGGAGCAGCTCGAGCGGATCAAGCAGATCCAGTACCCGCCGGGTCCGTAG
- a CDS encoding lysylphosphatidylglycerol synthase domain-containing protein, whose amino-acid sequence MRSWRTLATTAFFAVALGLLVWSVADRRDELAAALPRLHAGTLAVSLLLACGGLVAQMLSWRSLLEATGGAPPLGAAARVYFHGQLGKYVPGSVWAVVAQAELGRAHRISRSRSAVVALGALAVLLVVGGTVAVVGLAAGSPGSLERYWWAVAAVPLGVVVLLPPVFDRLVALAQRVLRRDGEEVHVQGAGLARSAAWALVMWLLFGAHAAVLIQDLAPGEPARGALVGTGAFALAWVVGFLVVIAPAGTGPREAALVLALAPLLGSADALLVALVSRVLMVVADAAAAGVATLLARRVPATDPAGTGSA is encoded by the coding sequence GTGCGATCGTGGCGGACCCTGGCGACGACGGCGTTCTTCGCCGTCGCCCTCGGCCTGCTCGTGTGGTCGGTCGCGGACCGCCGCGACGAGCTGGCCGCGGCGCTCCCGCGCCTGCACGCCGGCACGCTCGCGGTGTCGCTGCTGCTCGCGTGCGGCGGCCTGGTCGCGCAGATGCTCTCCTGGCGGAGCCTGCTCGAGGCGACCGGCGGCGCGCCCCCGCTCGGCGCGGCCGCGCGGGTGTACTTCCACGGCCAGCTCGGCAAGTACGTGCCCGGCAGCGTCTGGGCGGTCGTCGCGCAGGCCGAGCTCGGCCGCGCGCACCGGATCAGCCGGTCCCGCAGCGCCGTGGTGGCGCTGGGCGCCCTCGCGGTGCTGCTGGTCGTCGGCGGCACCGTCGCGGTCGTCGGCCTCGCGGCCGGCTCGCCGGGGTCGCTCGAGCGCTACTGGTGGGCCGTCGCCGCGGTGCCGCTCGGGGTCGTCGTCCTGCTGCCGCCGGTGTTCGACCGGCTCGTCGCGCTCGCGCAGCGCGTACTGCGGCGCGACGGCGAGGAGGTGCACGTCCAGGGGGCGGGCCTCGCCCGGTCCGCCGCGTGGGCCCTCGTCATGTGGCTGCTGTTCGGCGCGCACGCCGCCGTCCTGATCCAGGACCTCGCGCCCGGCGAGCCCGCGCGGGGCGCGCTCGTGGGCACCGGGGCGTTCGCCCTGGCGTGGGTCGTCGGCTTCCTCGTCGTCATCGCCCCGGCCGGCACCGGCCCGCGCGAGGCCGCGCTCGTCCTGGCCCTCGCGCCGCTGCTCGGCAGCGCCGACGCGCTGCTCGTCGCGCTGGTGAGCCGGGTGCTCATGGTGGTCGCCGACGCCGCGGCCGCCGGCGTGGCGACGCTCCTGGCCCGGCGGGTCCCCGCTACGGACCCGGCGGGTACTGGATCTGCTTGA
- a CDS encoding class I SAM-dependent methyltransferase, producing the protein MPAAGELARSVYVSTSRTVREAARRSGLLDRLDRRYHQDPRSVRGHLRTLFAIHDVEDLVELDQPWWTYGAIDAVERHLAALGGRARVFEYGSGASSVWLGRRAGEVHSVEHHAGFAGVMRDVLAEAGLDATVTLLEVPPTQDDEPRVPSGRRGEEGRDYADYVAAIDGVAGEFDLVVVDGRARVACLQAAARRLAPGGLVLFDDSQRPRYAAGLAGSGLAVRRVRGWVPSLPYPRETALLRFARA; encoded by the coding sequence GTGCCCGCTGCCGGAGAGCTCGCCCGATCGGTGTACGTCTCGACGTCCCGGACCGTCCGGGAGGCCGCCCGCCGCAGCGGGCTGCTCGACCGGCTGGACCGCCGGTACCACCAGGACCCGCGCAGCGTCCGGGGCCACCTGCGCACGCTCTTCGCGATCCACGACGTCGAGGACCTGGTGGAGCTCGACCAGCCGTGGTGGACCTACGGCGCGATCGACGCGGTCGAGCGGCACCTCGCCGCCCTGGGCGGTCGCGCCCGGGTGTTCGAGTACGGCTCGGGGGCGAGCTCGGTCTGGCTGGGCCGGCGCGCGGGGGAGGTGCACAGCGTCGAGCACCACGCGGGCTTCGCCGGCGTCATGCGCGACGTCCTCGCCGAGGCGGGCCTCGACGCGACCGTGACGCTCCTCGAGGTCCCCCCGACGCAGGACGACGAGCCGCGGGTGCCGTCCGGGCGCCGGGGCGAGGAGGGGCGGGACTACGCCGACTACGTCGCCGCGATCGACGGCGTCGCGGGCGAGTTCGACCTGGTCGTCGTGGACGGGCGCGCGCGGGTCGCGTGCCTGCAGGCGGCCGCGCGCCGGCTCGCGCCGGGGGGCCTGGTGCTGTTCGACGACAGCCAGCGGCCGCGGTACGCCGCCGGGCTGGCGGGCAGCGGGCTGGCCGTGCGCCGGGTGCGGGGTTGGGTGCCGTCGCTCCCGTACCCCCGGGAGACCGCCCTGCTGCGGTTCGCGCGGGCCTGA
- the manA gene encoding mannose-6-phosphate isomerase, class I has protein sequence MYRLSTAIQNYAWGSTTAIPELLRTEATGEPVAEAWYGAHASAPSHCVDQDGRQGTAMTEVIAADAAGVLGPDIEARFGGGLPYLLKVIAAETPLSLQVHPHIERAREGFAEEEAAGIPLDAPHRNYRDRNHKPELVYALTRFEALCGFRAPRRAAELLDGLDAPLAKELRAELAAQPSAAGIEAVFTRLLRPSTRPSPEEVGELAAACAARLAQGSPSPRADRTVVRLQESHPSDPGVVTSLLLNPVTLHPGDALFVPAGGVHAYLHGLAVEIMASSDNVLRAGLTPKHVDVDELLRNVDYVAAPPIRIAPERFHGATRVYYAPVDDFELSVTRVDDEDVHPLPGRGPRVLLCLDGEVAVEAATGTGLRLTQGQAAFVPASDGALGVRGLGTVVQADVP, from the coding sequence GTGTACCGCCTCAGCACCGCCATCCAGAACTACGCCTGGGGATCCACGACCGCGATCCCCGAGCTGCTCCGGACCGAGGCGACCGGGGAGCCGGTCGCCGAGGCCTGGTACGGGGCCCACGCGAGCGCGCCGTCGCACTGCGTCGACCAGGACGGCCGCCAGGGCACCGCGATGACCGAGGTCATCGCGGCCGACGCCGCCGGCGTGCTCGGGCCCGACATCGAGGCGCGGTTCGGCGGCGGGCTGCCCTACCTGCTCAAGGTCATCGCCGCGGAGACGCCGCTGTCGCTCCAGGTGCACCCGCACATCGAGCGCGCGCGGGAGGGCTTCGCCGAGGAGGAGGCCGCCGGCATCCCGCTCGACGCCCCGCACCGGAACTACCGCGACCGCAACCACAAGCCCGAGCTGGTGTACGCCCTGACCCGGTTCGAGGCGCTGTGCGGGTTCCGCGCGCCGCGGCGGGCGGCGGAGCTGCTCGACGGCCTCGACGCCCCGCTGGCGAAGGAGCTGCGGGCCGAGCTCGCCGCGCAGCCGTCCGCGGCCGGCATCGAGGCGGTGTTCACGCGGCTGCTGCGCCCGTCGACCCGCCCCTCGCCCGAGGAGGTCGGCGAGCTCGCGGCGGCGTGCGCGGCGCGCCTCGCGCAGGGGTCCCCGTCGCCGCGCGCCGACCGGACCGTGGTGCGCCTGCAGGAGTCCCACCCGAGCGACCCGGGCGTCGTCACGTCGCTGCTGCTCAACCCGGTCACGCTGCACCCCGGGGACGCGCTGTTCGTCCCCGCCGGGGGCGTGCACGCCTACCTGCACGGGCTGGCGGTCGAGATCATGGCGAGCTCCGACAACGTGCTGCGCGCCGGCCTGACGCCGAAGCACGTCGACGTCGACGAGCTGCTGCGGAACGTCGACTACGTGGCGGCGCCGCCCATCCGGATCGCGCCGGAGCGGTTCCACGGGGCGACCCGCGTGTACTACGCGCCGGTCGACGACTTCGAGCTGTCGGTGACCCGCGTCGACGACGAGGACGTGCACCCGCTGCCCGGCCGCGGCCCCCGCGTCCTGCTGTGCCTCGACGGCGAGGTCGCGGTCGAGGCGGCGACCGGCACGGGGCTCCGGCTGACGCAGGGCCAGGCGGCCTTCGTCCCGGCCTCGGACGGCGCGCTCGGGGTGCGCGGTCTCGGCACCGTGGTGCAGGCCGACGTCCCCTGA
- a CDS encoding TIGR03089 family protein, producing the protein MPPTTPAPRRRPPASVADVLSALLTEPGRPRLTWYGPGGERVELSGAVLDNWVSKTTNLLVEELDAGPGTRVLLDLPPHWRAVVWALAAWRTGATVCTAGTPDADVVVTDDPAALDVTQGAGVVAVALPGLARRFDGDLPAGALDAAQAVMTYGDVIGWAPGTEPDRPALDVPAVPHAALLEAAAGAAPVPPGSRTLVTVGDDRSATAGTLLTVLGVLAGDGSAVLLHPGPGTDAAARTERVVADERVTARA; encoded by the coding sequence GTGCCCCCGACGACCCCCGCCCCGCGCCGCCGTCCCCCCGCCTCCGTCGCCGACGTCCTGTCCGCCCTGCTCACCGAGCCGGGACGCCCGCGGCTGACCTGGTACGGCCCCGGCGGCGAACGCGTCGAGCTGTCCGGCGCGGTGCTCGACAACTGGGTGAGCAAGACCACCAACCTCCTCGTCGAGGAGCTCGACGCCGGACCCGGCACGCGGGTGCTGCTGGACCTCCCGCCGCACTGGCGCGCGGTGGTGTGGGCCCTCGCGGCGTGGCGGACCGGCGCGACCGTGTGCACCGCCGGCACCCCCGACGCCGACGTGGTCGTGACCGACGACCCGGCCGCGCTGGACGTCACGCAGGGGGCGGGCGTCGTCGCTGTCGCGCTGCCCGGGCTCGCCCGGCGGTTCGACGGCGACCTGCCCGCCGGCGCGCTGGACGCCGCGCAGGCCGTGATGACCTACGGGGACGTGATCGGGTGGGCGCCGGGGACCGAGCCGGACCGGCCCGCGCTCGACGTGCCCGCCGTGCCGCACGCCGCGCTGCTCGAGGCGGCCGCCGGCGCCGCGCCCGTGCCGCCGGGCTCGCGCACCCTCGTCACCGTCGGCGACGACCGCTCCGCCACCGCGGGGACCCTGCTGACCGTGCTCGGCGTCCTGGCCGGGGACGGCTCGGCGGTGCTGCTGCACCCCGGGCCCGGGACCGACGCCGCGGCGCGCACCGAGCGCGTCGTCGCCGACGAGCGGGTCACGGCGCGGGCCTGA
- a CDS encoding WhiB family transcriptional regulator: MWSLLDDEGPFPSDAGTPRPDPALASVLPLFGAPEDDGIMGWQERALCAQTDPEAFFPEKGGSTREAKKVCTGCEVRAECLEYALANDERFGIWGGLSERERRKLKRRVV, from the coding sequence ATGTGGAGTCTGCTCGACGACGAGGGACCCTTCCCGAGCGACGCCGGGACGCCGCGTCCGGACCCGGCGCTCGCGAGCGTGCTGCCGCTGTTCGGCGCGCCCGAGGACGACGGGATCATGGGGTGGCAGGAGCGCGCGCTGTGCGCCCAGACCGACCCGGAGGCCTTCTTCCCCGAGAAGGGCGGCTCCACCCGCGAGGCCAAGAAGGTCTGCACCGGGTGCGAGGTGCGCGCGGAGTGCCTGGAGTACGCGCTGGCGAACGACGAGCGGTTCGGCATCTGGGGCGGCCTGTCCGAGCGCGAGCGCCGCAAGCTCAAGCGGCGTGTGGTCTGA